In Planctomycetota bacterium, the sequence CGTCGAACAAAGTGCCGAAGGCCGCATCCGTTTCTCGTACCCGGTCTGCTACCGGGGGAAAGAAGTCGAGGACGTGCACCTCGAGTTCGAGAAGGGGCGGGTGGTGAAGGCGACGGCGGGGAAGAATGAGAAGTTTCTGCGGCAAATGATCGCCCTCGATGCCGGGGCGAGCCGGGTCGGCGAACTCGGGATCGGGACGAACTTCGGCATCCAGCGATTCATCAAGAACATCCTGTTTGACGAGAAGATCGGGGGGACGGTGCACCTGGCGCTCGGCAGGTCGTATGCCGAAACGGGCGGGCGCAATAAGTCGGCGCTGCATTGGGACATGATCTCGGACCTGAGGCGCGGGGGGAGGATCGAGGCGGATGGGCGGGTGATCCAGGCGGACGGGCGGTTCCGGCTGTGAGGCGGCGTCTTGAAACGACGAACCGGAGAACCGCAGAACAGGGAACGGCGAATGTCGAAGGAAAAGGCGCAAGGGGCGGAGTCGCGCTGACGATTTCGTGCACAAGATGAAGGTTTGCCTGAAAGAACTCCGCGAGACGCTGGCGTGGCTGAAACTGATTCAGAGGCGGCGCCTGATGGGTGGCCCGGAGAAAATGGAAGCGATCGTCGCAGAATGTGACGAATTGGTTTCGATCTTTGTGGCGAGCGTGAACACGGCCCGTGGGGGTCGCAAGGTGTGAGCCATGGGGACGTGGCGTCCTTGTTTCCTTCGCCCTTCACCGTTCCTTGTTCTTCGGTTCGACATTCACCGTTTTGAGAAGAGGGCTCGCAGTGGCACCCCAAAGACAGCGGGTTGACAACCTGAGGGGGCTGGAGCGATTGCAGGTTCCCTGCCGGGTGTGTCCGCGGAAGTGCGGCGTGGACCGGTCGGCGGGGGAGCGGGGCACGTGCGGGGCGCCGGCGGGGGCGGTCGTCGCGAGCGCGGAGCCTCACTTCGGCGAAGAGGCGTGCCTCGTCGGCCGCGGCGGAAGCGGGACAATCTTCCTGGCGGGCTGCAACCTGCGGTGCGTGTTCTGCCAGAACTACGACATCAGCCACTTCATCGTTGGTCAGCCGATGGATACGGCAGCCCTTGTGCAGTTGATGCTGGCGCTCGAGGGGCACGGGTGCGAGAACATCAATTTCGTGACGCCGACGCACGTGTCGCCGGCGCTTGCCGCGGCGATCGTCGAAGCGCGCGGGCGCGGCTTGCGCGTGCCGATCGTGTGGAACTCGGGCGGCTACGAGTCGGTCGAGGTGCTGCGGCTGCTGGAGGGGCTGGTCGAGATCTACATGCCGGACTTCAAGTTCATCCGGCCCGAGAGCGCGGAGCGGTATTTGGCGGCGGCGGATTATCCGGAGCGGGCGCGGGAGGCGATTCGCGAGATGCACCGCCAGGTGGGGGACCTCGTGGTGGAGGATGGGGTGGCGAGGCGGGGCCTCGTGGTGCGGCACCTCGTGATGCCGGGGGGCGCGGAGGAGAGCCGGGAGATTCTGGACTTTCTCGCGTCATTTTCGCCGCGGACGTTCGTCAACGTGATGGATCAGTACAGGCCGGCGGGGCTCGTGGTCGAGCCGCGGCAGCGGGCCACGGCGGGCGTAGCCCAGCCAGGGGCTCGCCCTGCCAGGGTGGCGGGGCCGGAAGGGCGGTCAAAATTTTCCGAATTGGCGAGGCGGTCGGCCCTGGACGACGTTTCCGAGGCACGGGCCCACGCGCGGCGGCTGGGTCTGCGGCTGGCGGATTAGCGGGGTCGCGCATTGACGGTAAGGGGCCGGGATCTGTACTATCAGGGGGAAGAATTCTTCGTCTAAACGGCGAGGGCCGGCGCAGCCGATGAACAGGTTGAGGCCCCGTTTCCTGCCAATGGCCCCGAGGGGGCGGCCGCTGGGGCGAGGATTTGAGCGGCACGCGTGAGGGGCCGAACACCCCATGGCGTGCTGCCCGCCTGCGTGGGTTCTGAGACCGGCATTATCTCTGTGGCGACGATGGCAGAAAAAACCCGAGATATCAAGGTACCGAACCCGTACGCGCCGGTGCTGCGCCACCTGTACGTGGCGGGGGCGCACCTGCTGCTGTTTGCGGTTTCGTTCTGGCTGGCGTATGCGTTGCGGTACGAGTTTCGGATTCCTCCGGCGGCGGCGGCGATTCCGGACCTGGAGCCGGTGTTGCCGAACGACGTCGGCGTTCCCGCGTCGGTATGGGGCGCGTTCTACGAACTCCTGATCTTCGTGCTCGTGGTGAAGTTGGTGGTGTTCGGCTACTTCCGTCTGTACGCGGGGTGGTGGCAGTACGTGAGCGTTCAGGACCTTGTGGAGACGTTCAAGGCTAGCCATATCTCAACGGCTATTATCCTGGTGAGCGTGTACGTGGTGCGTGTGCTTCACGGGGC encodes:
- a CDS encoding aminopeptidase; the encoded protein is MPDGEIFTGPVEQSAEGRIRFSYPVCYRGKEVEDVHLEFEKGRVVKATAGKNEKFLRQMIALDAGASRVGELGIGTNFGIQRFIKNILFDEKIGGTVHLALGRSYAETGGRNKSALHWDMISDLRRGGRIEADGRVIQADGRFRL
- a CDS encoding radical SAM protein, giving the protein MAPQRQRVDNLRGLERLQVPCRVCPRKCGVDRSAGERGTCGAPAGAVVASAEPHFGEEACLVGRGGSGTIFLAGCNLRCVFCQNYDISHFIVGQPMDTAALVQLMLALEGHGCENINFVTPTHVSPALAAAIVEARGRGLRVPIVWNSGGYESVEVLRLLEGLVEIYMPDFKFIRPESAERYLAAADYPERAREAIREMHRQVGDLVVEDGVARRGLVVRHLVMPGGAEESREILDFLASFSPRTFVNVMDQYRPAGLVVEPRQRATAGVAQPGARPARVAGPEGRSKFSELARRSALDDVSEARAHARRLGLRLAD